One Syntrophaceae bacterium DNA window includes the following coding sequences:
- a CDS encoding glycosyltransferase family 4 protein, protein MKGNRINLLIVIRHPVGGIRTYMKYTYKYLDPGKYHFTILTVLNPEASHIVRDLDGFDIRMVEVQNGHAEMNLVLAMVRLLSEGTFDLIHSQGFTAGVLSVVGNICFGIPHVLTSHDVLREDQFGKTFEGGIGKLLLRQLLSRVDVIQSVSHDAEANLLEYFPGLSGSKTQLRVIMSGIDVDAFTSIAGIGGNGELRSALGIGEGIILFGFLGRFMPQKGFEYLVDAVEMLSTHDKYGKRIKILAVNDGAYIREYKALIDSKRLSDYFLFHGFVPDVRSILTGIDALVMPSLWEACPLQPMEAFIANCPLIASDCIGLREVNRGTPALTVRMKDAKSLADAMRRFMDDPAKVRMETERYLPEARIRYDSRKTAAQLDALYDETINRRGRR, encoded by the coding sequence ATGAAAGGAAACAGAATTAACCTGCTCATTGTAATACGGCACCCAGTCGGCGGGATCCGAACCTATATGAAGTACACCTATAAATACCTCGACCCAGGAAAGTACCATTTCACAATCCTGACCGTCCTGAACCCGGAGGCCAGCCACATCGTGCGTGACTTGGACGGGTTCGATATTCGAATGGTTGAGGTCCAGAATGGGCACGCAGAGATGAACTTGGTTCTCGCAATGGTAAGACTGCTATCGGAAGGGACATTCGACCTCATTCATTCTCAGGGCTTCACGGCAGGAGTGCTCTCGGTTGTGGGAAACATCTGCTTCGGGATTCCCCATGTCCTCACCTCCCACGATGTCCTGCGGGAGGACCAGTTCGGGAAGACATTCGAGGGCGGCATCGGGAAACTGCTACTCCGTCAGCTACTTAGCCGGGTGGACGTAATCCAGTCTGTCAGCCACGACGCTGAGGCGAACCTGCTGGAATATTTCCCGGGCCTGTCAGGCAGTAAGACCCAGCTAAGGGTCATCATGAGTGGCATCGACGTTGACGCATTCACTTCGATCGCAGGCATAGGAGGTAACGGGGAGTTGCGTAGTGCTCTCGGGATCGGGGAGGGGATCATTCTCTTTGGCTTTCTCGGGAGGTTCATGCCGCAGAAGGGATTCGAGTACCTCGTGGATGCCGTGGAGATGCTTTCAACGCATGATAAATATGGAAAGAGGATTAAAATTCTGGCGGTCAATGACGGGGCATATATCAGGGAATACAAGGCACTCATCGATTCGAAAAGACTGTCCGATTACTTCTTGTTCCATGGTTTTGTGCCCGATGTCAGAAGTATCCTGACGGGAATTGACGCCCTGGTAATGCCATCGTTGTGGGAAGCATGTCCATTGCAGCCAATGGAAGCATTTATCGCTAATTGTCCCCTAATTGCATCGGACTGCATCGGCCTCCGGGAGGTCAACCGGGGCACGCCGGCCCTGACGGTCAGGATGAAAGACGCGAAGAGCCTGGCGGATGCCATGAGGCGATTCATGGACGATCCGGCGAAAGTCAGGATGGAAACTGAAAGATATCTGCCGGAAGCCAGGATACGTTACGATTCCAGAAAGACTGCGGCGCAGCTGGACGCCCTGTATGATGAGACGATAAATAGAAGAGGCCGGCGATGA